AGGGCATGCTGGGATCgcagctggggagcagctgcTACCCCTGGGATAATGCAGCTTTGAGCAGAGAAGAGCCTCACTCGCTGCAAACAGGGCGGTTCAGCCAGAGGAAGTGGGACTCCTTAGCAAGCTGTGCGGCCGGGCGAGTCCTGCAATCAAGGCAGAGCAGCCGGCCAAAGCCAGGCAAGGCTCAGCGGCTCTGAGTTTGCAGCGTGCACTGcatcccaccccaccagcccttccCCTCGGAGGGAGGACCTTGCTGCAAACTGAGCGAGAAAAGCCCTAGGTGGTGGCCTCTTTGCACAGAGCTTGCTGCAGGGCTGGTCAAGCTGGTGCCATGTGGACACGGTGCAGATCCTGCGGGACACCCGGGAGGAGAGGGGAGTAGCGCGCCCCGTGCAGGAGAcggcagcctgcctgccccacactcaaTGCAGCTGCATGCCCATGGCACCCCTACCTGCTCGGAGACCCCCTCCCCATAGCGCAGCAGCGTCACAAAGTGCTCGCAGTTGTTGCCGAGGAGGTCGTAGGACACCTCCTGGCCGATGAGGAACTCCGAGCGCCGGATGATCTCCTCCACGGGCAGCGGTGTGTAGGCGTCGTCGTACTTGTTGTTGATTCTGTACGTGTCGCTCCCCACCACGTCCTTCAGGAGCTGCATCTTCACCAGGGCCTTCCTACTGAACACAGACTTGGCACTCGCCAGCGACGACGCGGCCCCTTCCTCTGGGAAAGGCAGAGACAAGGCTGAGCCGGCTGGCCGGAGTGCAGGACAGCCACAGCACCAGCCGTCCCGCTGGCCACGCTCGGCTCACTCAGGGGTACTTCCCCTGGGGCCAAGGGGGGGAACCCAGAGCCTGCCCTGGGGTGGCTGccctgcggggcggggggaaatgagaccagaatctggcctcTCGCGACCAACTGGTAGTCAGTCCTTCTCCGAGTCGAACGAGAATGACAGAAAGGGGCTGCCcctagggggaaggggtgggagaaggggccaTCCTTCTCTCGGCCCTCATGCACTGTGGAGGGCAGTCCTAGTCTTCCTCTCACCTGAGCACAAGGACTGCATGAGCCACCCAGAGAAAGGGACACAGGCAGGGCTtgatttgtgccagggctgagccccggcacctctgggcccggcacctcagagccctggcacctccgGGCTTACCACATCAGTTATggataaggctacgatttagtcacaagtatttttagtagaagtcatggtcgggtcacgggcaataaacaaaaattcacggcccatgacctgtccacgACTTGTACTATAAACACCCCTGACTAAATCCTAggtgctctggggggtgggggagcggcaCGGGTCGGggggctgcccagggccccactgctgctgctcGGGGGCAGGGCCGGACTAGGGTTATGAGGGGTCTAAggctaatgggagggaagggcctAAGTATGAATTACCGTATTGCAAAAACAATTATGAAGTCATCAAACATTTATCTACGtacatatttacatattatttatttacgacaaattaacaagtttattctactctcactacactcaattcttcaaacaaacaatttttccCCCTAGCTTTAGCTGTGGCAAAGTCATGAATGATGTCATCATAATCCAAAGACCTGACGATTTCATTCTCAGTGCTCAAGACGGACAAAACACTGAGAGCTCTCGAGTCATGGTGGATCGAGGACATTTCTGACCCTTGTGAGAAGAGATGGAACAATCTCCACTACAGCTAGTGATCATTAGTGACAAATACAGCCGTAAGGCAGTTTCAACATTCGGGAGCCATTTGATCACATTGGGCTCAGTGATAACTCGGCGCATCCAAATAGATTTGCTTTCgtcatcttttctctctctctctgagagtGATGTGATGTGAATtcaacaaactggagaaactctTTAGTAAAATCTACTGGGACATTGTCTGGGAACTTCTGACACAGACATTTGATACCTTCACTGACTTCAGAACTTGAAATGTTAGGCGAAAAATGTGTCCGTACACTAAAGgttttgtcaatattttcataaGCCTCGGTCCAATATTCTAATGAACTCTTCAGTTTGTCAATGATTGTGATGAAGGTATTAACTCTGGAGGCCTCCTTGTCACTGAATGAGTGGGCAGTTATATCGTTGCATGTCTTCTGTCTTTTCCGGCGTTTGGCTGACTTATACTCATGGTTAGCAGTTGTTGCAGCCCCCTGAATTTCATACTCATCAAAACTATCCCGCAATTGTTGAAGAACAGTTCCAAGACTCCTCATTAGATTTACACCAATGGAAAGGTCAATCTGAGCACTTTGCAAGCTTAGACTGCACCTGCTGAATGGCTGAAGTGTATCATTCCAGACCTCACACAAAATACCAGTTTCCAAAGTGTGCATTGCATCACTCAGGATCTTTGCATATTTTCTTGTTGCTGATTTTTGAGATTCATCATCCCTGATGCTCTCTAGCGCTTCAAGGATGTTGGGGTATCCCAGAACAGCTGCAGGCACAGCTTCAGTGCTGGCATTCCACCATGTCCCTGAGAATGATTTGGGCACTGGGCATCCCTTTGGTAGCGAATCTCTAAGAATTGTCCAATGACtggttgatgcagagaaaaaattgTAAAATTCTTGGACAAATCCAAAAAACGAAACTGCTTCAATACAACAATCCACGGCAGACTGGCCAGCAAGGGTGAGCTAgtgggcagcacctggcatgtAACCAACCAAAGTATTGCGCTCTTTTAGCTTTGCCTGCCTCCCTGAATATTTGCCACTCATACTGCTTGTATTGTCATAGCTTTGGTCACGACAAAGGCTGATGTCAATCCCATTTTCGGTGAGGAAATCGAGTAGGTACGAGGCAAGTTTCTCCCCTCTGTGGCTGATGATGTTTATGAAGGTCTCGAAACGCTCAAGTGCTCCACTAGGTAGCACATAACGCAAGATGACTGTCAGCTGATACACATGTGACACATCCGTCTGTTGAGTCAtgtgatgtttcactccatattctttatgaaaatatgcttatgatatgaatatgacataactgagatgtactttatgcaagatgagtCTTGTAAGATCATTGGAAAgattataatttactgaatgtgattatccaatctgtgtgcctgtatcatttctacatctgaagttaggaatattgactattatctgtatttcaactatgctactttgggcgacgcccactgctaacacttcaggtacaacaatagaaaagccagacagggtggATGACCCATCAGCAAGGACAATGGgctgtgaaaagcttggccttcctgtggacgctccatactgccactgactcatggacacTGTGATACTACagggtcaggtggtcttgtcacctgatactaaaacattacctgggacttcttgtaacttcccactggaagggaaggggggtcaagtttgggaaacaaaggatttccgccttatgtaaatcctatataagggtggggaggaaggcaaacaggactcctcctctccatggcctgtctgcccaagaagaaagactgcaaaagccacctgaagggaaggcacgggagagtccagactgagatagggtccagtctgaaaaagaatataactggaactctgaaccacagaaactttgcaacctgcctaaagtaacatttagggtgagaatttacattttgcatcttaagtatattgagcttggcttgaatattttgctttatttgatcAGTAATcttctttgttctgtctgtcatctcttatattcacttaaaattcaccttttgcagttaataaaatttgttttgttttattaatataaccccgtttatgtaatttctaactgggggggaaAGAAGTTGTGTGTATCTCCCTCCacgttgagggagggggtgaatttcttaaaacctttgggtttgtatcCCTTAAAGGAAGTGAGCACCAGAGTGTTGGGGCAAGCCCCTAAGGCTGAATCATTCCAGAGCGGAtccctgtctctctgtgcagctgggtgtagccctgcctgtgtgcttggcagGAAGAGGCCTGTGAGCTGAGCCCAGCAAGGCTGGGTAAAGGGGACCCAGGCCGGCAGAAGaggctgactcagtggcatcccAGCACATCCGGTGACACCACAAAGGGCTCAAACCTGTCACATGTCGATGGacattgaaaaaaaatcccacacagaatcatagaatatcagggttggaagggacctcggaggtcatctagtccaaacccctgcacatgtgcagaattcatgtcacccacagatttctttgcttccctgtcagaagtcagatgatttagttggggattaggtcctgctttgagcagggggttggactagatgacctcctgaggtcccttccaaccctgatattcaatgattctattctatgattctatgaaggtctCTCAGGTCCAGGGTGAAATTGAGAGCGAccccaagcaggaccaatcctcaatttttgccccagatccctaaatggccccctcaaggattgaactcacaaccctgggtttagcaggccaatgctcaaacctctgagctatccctcccccccaccaaactTTGATCTCATCTACAATGGCTGAGAGCGTTGTCTTTCCCAGCAGTGCAATGAATTAATCACAAATAGTCTTTGATAGATATGATGTACGGCCTTTTCCACAATCTGCATGTTGATTGATGTGCTGAGCTAAGAAAGGGTGGAACTTAGCGATTAGCTCTAGAACACCAAGGTAATTGCCATTGTGTTTCGATCCAACAGTCTCATCTGAGCCTCGGAATGGCAGACCACGTTCAGCAAGAAAAACTATGGTTTCAACTACGTGTCTGAGAAAGTTCTTCCAAAAACTGGTTTTCCATTTAGGTATCAATTCTGCCACTAACTTTCTTTGGGGCATGGTAGCTGCTAACGGACAATGTATGCTGCTCACTCATTGCATGATTGGTAACGTATGCAGTGTTCTTCCAATCCCTGAAGCCTTCGCAGAACGTTCCCCACTTTTTGGTATCAGAAAACAAGTGGCAATAAAAACACTTCACTTTCTTCTGAGAAGGCGAATAGATGAGCCATTCTCGCTTGCCAGTCTGTTTGTTAGGCTTCCCATAGTCAAACATTGGTTTGGTCAGATAATGATTCTGATTGGTGTACTCTCGCGTTGTCAATGAAAAGTCAGCAGCTAGACTGTGGCATTTCTGTGGGCCCGTCTCAGTCCAGTGTGCCATGAGCTCTTGAGAAGTGGTGTCCCACTCGCCTGGATCGCTGGAGAAGGAAGTGTTTGTATTACGATCACTGGGAAAGTcttcaggggggtggggggggggagacttcAGCCAGAGAAGTCACAGAAGTCAAGCTGCTCCTTTTCATCAGGGGCAGGCCTGGCAGGTTCACTTGGGCTGGTATTCGCTTGGACTTCCCCGCCATCAGACTTAGTAGGAGGAAAAAACATTAGGAGAGAAGGAGTTCCTTCCAGCACTGCGTCTTGTCTCTGCCGTCTTTCTTCGGCCTCCTTCCATTTCTGCCGTCCTCCTTTCCTCCGCATGGTTTCTGTTGGCCAGTGTAGGCCTACTGTGTACAAAGTTCAGTCTGGCTTGGGCCCACAAACACTTCCTTAGCCCACAAAGACAAAATCACAGCCACCATCCATTGAATTCACCATCTGGATAGATTCATTTGTACAAAGCAATATCTAAAGAGACAAAAAATATCTGAGGGCCCCGCTACCAGATGTTACTTCAATATGGAAAGGAGGGCTACAGTAGGGCCTAAAAATAGAGGGCCTAAGGCTACCGCCTTATTAGCCTAtgggttaatccggccctgcttgggggtgggaggtgacCCAGGGCCCTACCGCtgctgccctgggggtggggggtggcccGGGGCTCTTCCACTGCTCCAGAGCAGTGTCCGGGACCAGCTGCCGGTGGCCGCCCAAGCAGCGGGAggtgcagctggccccggggctgCCACGCCGGCTGCTGCAGAAATCACAGAGGTTCCAGACAGTCCCAGAATCGGGGACCTCCGTGAAAGACTCGCAGCCCTGAGTTCTGAATAAAAAAACGGCTTGAGCCCCggtacctctttcattacaaattaagccctggacaCGTGGTCCCTTGGCACCAGCCAGCGGTGCTGGAGAGACCCTCTCAAGGGGGACTGGGAGCCCGGCCATGCCCCGGCTGCTGAGAGCATGCTGAGGGACAGCACCTCCCGCAGGGCAGCTCGCTCTACCCCCACCATGGGACAGCGCCTGTAGGGCAGTGAGTCCCAGGACGGCCTCTCCCACCGCCCAGACCCCGCTGACCCAGGTAACTGAGCAGCCACACCCCGTTCACAGCCTGGGGCACGGCCATTCACCCAGCatctcagggccccattgtgaatGTCACCGGAGTCCCCACGCCCCAGGAAGCGTTACGGTTTTAAAGAGGTGAAGTTAAGTGACgtgcctgaggtcacccagcagccagTAGCAGAACTAGGAACATCCGTTACACTGGCCACTGAGCCCCACTTCCTGCCCTCAGTCCCATCTGTATCACAGTCCTGTACAAGACTCCCAAAGCCGCCCGCTATTCCCAACTCACAGCCCTTTCCGAGGGACAGACCAGGCCAGGACTGCCAGAGCGCGCACCCTCTGCCCCTTTTATCCGAGAGCCGCGGCATTCACCCTGCATGTGCGCAGCCGCTCTGGCTGGCCGGGAACGCTCCTCCCCCCAATGAATCAACGTGGGGCAGCTCTTACCGACAGGCGCCACATTGATGATGTACCCATCCCCCAGATACAGAGCCCAGTGCTGATAAGCCGGCCGGAAAATCTCGATCAGGTCCCCGGGCTGGGGGTTGCCCAGATACGCCAGACTGAAGCTGTCATTAGCCGCCATCTGCAATGGGACAGACAGAGACACCAACTCTGAACGTGTCCCTCCCTGTTCCGCTCAACACGCACGATGCAGGAGGGGTCTGGAGTGTGGACAGGGAACCACTTAGGCAGGTACCAGGAGACAGTGGAGGAACAGAACATTTAGACTGAGAGTTAGCATAAATTCCTGACAAGGTGCAACATACTTACAAAGCATGCGACTTTCTTCCCTCCGGTGGCTGGAGGGTAACAGCCTGCTACTGCTACCAGCTCATACAACTGTTCCTTTGGCTCTGGTGGCAACGAGCTCGTGCTTTGGTCTGGGACGCAAACCCTGCCGGGGCTGTTGCCAGGGCAATCCTTCCCCTCACCACTGGGACAATTTGAATTGGACAAGGCACTATTGACCTGCTGGGGGAAGAAGTCACTGCAGCAGGGGATGGGCTAGAAGAGATGCCATCCAGGGCCTTTTCCATCCCAAGCTtctatactcctgggggaattctgcaccaaaataataaaaattctgcaccaaaaaattaaaaattctgtgcacaatattttaaaattctgcatattttatttgtcaaaataatgcaatataatcatgccagtttcaattattttggtaatttatttaaactacaatacaatggatggagaattgGAGTGGGGCGgattggaggaaatccccaaacttcctttgtctaatagtaatgtagcttggtttgaccctttatttccAGTTATTAGGCAACAAATATATggagccatatgctcagtgttacatcataggcaactgaagagcaagtgagggatGGAGAATTTATATTGGCTATTGACCATCTCCAAAAAGGTCAGCaccaaacagttcatggagcacattttgataggaatttttttcactccaaaaatttagaccagttctaatctcTAAAACACTGTAAGCATTTCTAAAGCCATGatgtcctttacaccactctggcagtgtaaaggagccttaaatcTTTTACACCTGTTtcatattcctgggggaattcacaaagacaatgggaacaattcactaagcaggcaggctgctacattctgctctgccccACGTCTACCTCCTAAGAAACACCCCCAAGCCGTCCTCTCCATGCCGAGCGTGTTGCGATAGCGA
Above is a window of Natator depressus isolate rNatDep1 chromosome 9, rNatDep2.hap1, whole genome shotgun sequence DNA encoding:
- the PLAAT1 gene encoding phospholipase A and acyltransferase 1, yielding MAANDSFSLAYLGNPQPGDLIEIFRPAYQHWALYLGDGYIINVAPVEEGAASSLASAKSVFSRKALVKMQLLKDVVGSDTYRINNKYDDAYTPLPVEEIIRRSEFLIGQEVSYDLLGNNCEHFVTLLRYGEGVSEQANRAISAIGFVTAAAGAVSLLGFFQNKSRERHY